A window of Aurantibacillus circumpalustris genomic DNA:
TACTGCAAGCGAAACTGTAGCGATTACCGGCCCCTCATTTTCTCTCACTGCAACCACTTCGCAAACAAATAATTTCTGTGGATTGTCGAACGCTGTTTCCACTGCCACAATTGCTGGAGGTACAGGGCCATACAGTTATACCTGGAGTCCAAGTGGAGGTGTAGGCACAACTACCTCCGTTTTATCAAGTACTACACTGCCTACGGGTATATACACGTTAACTGTAGTGGACAACAACACGTGTGTAGCCACAAAAACAATTAACATTCTGCAATCATCGCAGTTTACAATAAATCCAACGGTTACAAATGTTACTTGTAATGGCGCCGCTAACGGTGCGGCGACAGCGAGCTTAAATGGTGGTACAGCTCCGTTTACCTATACTTGGAGTCCAAGTGGCGGAAACGCAGCCACGGCGAGTGGTTTAGGCTCGAATACTTATACTATTTCAGCTCGAGATAGTTACAGTTGTGTAGGCTCTAAGACAATTTTCATTAGTCAACCGGCTATTCTGACTTCGACAGCCAGTCAAATAAACGTTTTATGTAATGGCGGAACAGGAACTGCTGTTGTTAATTTATCAGGAGGCAATTTACCTTATGCCTATGTTTGGACACCTGCTGTTACTGGTACTGGTTCTAATGTAAATGTAACGGCAGGAAATTATACAGTTAGTGTGACAGACGCAAGTTTATGTACAACTTCTAAAACATATACGTTTCTATCACCTCCGCTCTTGGTGGTAACACCATCGCAGACAAATATTTTGTGTGGTGGTATTTCTTCAGGAGTTGCAGCGGTTAGCGCAAGTGGCGGTACTGGATCTTATAGTTATGCATGGCTTCCTTCGGGAGGAAGCGCTTCAATTGCGACAAATCTTGCAGCTGGAAACTATACGGCTAATGTTTTTGACGCTAACAACTGTTTGAATACGAAAACCTTTACCATAACAGCACCACCTGCTATTACAGGAACAGCAAGTAGTTCCCCTGCTAATTGTAACAATCCTGATGGGAGTGCGGCAGTAGTAGCTGGAGGCGGAACCGGAGTCTTAACCTATACTTGGATACCTTCTGGAGGCAATGCTGCAACTGCGAATGCAATTAACGCTGGACAATATACTTGCACCGTAAAGGATGCGAATAATTGTACATTAAATTTACCGATTGTAGTTTCTGTTATTAACCCAACTGTATTACCTAGTGCCAATACAAACAGTATTTGTGCAGGTTCTAGCGCTACACTCAATGCATCGGGATGTGTTAGTTATTCTTGGGTACCAACGTTCAGCCTTTCTTCTATCACAGGTTCTATTATAACGGCTTCGCCATCCGTAACAACGGTGTACACAGTAACTGGTGCGAGTGCTTTTGGATGTTTGACTACAAATACACTTGTTCTTAATGTTACGCCTTATCCAACGCTTTCTTTATCTCTTAACGCATCTAATCTTTGTTCGGGGGCAGTTGCTAATCTTGTTGCGCAAGGAGCAGCTAATTATATTTGGAATCCTGTTACTGGTCTGAATAGTGCGCTTATAGCAAACCCAACTACTACACTCACTGGTCCGATCATATATACAGTGACAGGTATTTCAGGACTTGGGTGCACAGGAACTGAAACAATTAGCGTTTCCCCTTTGGCATTACCAGTTCTTACAGTTTTTGCTCACTCGTCTTCACCAATTTGTTCAAGTGAAACGGTAACTCTTACTGCTTTGGGTGCAGAGACTTATTCTTGGAATGTAGGCATAGATACGACTAGTATTATTCAACAATATCTTCCGGCTTCAACGGTGGTGGTTGTTAGTGGAACGGCAACAAATGGCTGCTCTAGCACTGCAACGTTGCAAGTAGATATTATTTCAATACCCGTTGTATCAATTTCGGGAAGCACGATTGTTTGTAAGGCGGAATCTATAATTCTCACAGCTAACGGTGCCGCTACATATACCTGGAGTAATGGAACTAGTGGATCTTCGGCACTGGTAACACCTACGGCAAACACTTCGTACACGGTAAGAGGCTTTGACCCAAGTGGTTGTAATAGCACTGCCACAACTCAGGTATTTATTTATGTAACCCCAACGGTAATTATTTCTGGAAATAGTGAAGTGTGTAAGGGAGAAAAAATTACTCTTACCGCCTCTGGTGGTTCAACTTATACATGGAGTACAGGTGAGAAAACTACAACAGTGACATACACTTTAAATACAGCTGCTGTAATAAGTGTTAGTTCAAGCATAGGAGGTTGCATACCTGGCGTAGGCTCACTTTCTGTAAAGGTTAATTCTTTCCCTACTTTAGTTTTGCCAGTAACTTCCGGACAAATATATGCAGGACAAAGTTTTCAAATTGAAGCCAGTAGCAGTGCCACAAAATATTCATGGATGCCAAGTGAAAGTCTTGATTGCCCTAAATGCACTAATCCAATAGCTAAACCTAAAGTTAGCACAACCTATACAGTGGAAGCCAGCAACGAAGCTGGATGTAAAAGAACGGCAACGATTTATATTGATGTTGATAATACTTGTAGAGATCCATTCACACCAACCGCATTTAGTCCTGATAACGATGGTAATAATGATACATGGTGCATCTACAGCAGCTGTATGAAGACAGTAAGTGGCGAAATATATAATCGCTGGGGTCAGAAAGTCTTCACTATTAATGATGTTAATCAATGTTGGGATGGTAAGGTGAATGGTTCAGAACAAAGCCCGGGGGTTTTTATTTTTCAAGCCAAGGTCACATTAGTCAATGAAGAAACAAAAATATTAAAAGGTAACTTTACGTTAATAAAATGAGAAAACAATTATTTATATATCTGAGTGCAGCACTTTTTGTTACAAATGCTTTTGGTCAAGACGCGCACTTTACCCAATATTTTTTGGCACCACAGCTTATCAACCCATCGTCTTTTGGCGTGATAAATTCTTTCGAAGCTGGAATTCAATATAAAGGACAATGGAATTCATTTACAAAAGGGTATACCACTTATGCAGCCTTCGCTAATAAAAGTTTTAAAAAGGAAAAAGACATTAACTCATCAAAGGCATATATGTCCGCAGGGCTTAATGTTTTATACGATCAGGCTGGAAGCAGTCAACTCACTCATTTTAAAGTAGAGTTACCTGTGAATGTAACCAAAAAATTAAGCGAATTCAGTTTTTTAACGGCAGGGTTGTATCTTGGTTTTGGGCAGTTAGCTATAAAAAAGGATGACTTTACATGGGGCAATCAATTCGATGGTTATCAGTATAATCCTACGTTTAATAGCAACGAACTAAATCGTTTACAAACCAAAAATTATTTAGATGCTGGTTTGGGTTTGAATTTTGTGACTCTGAGAAAAGTAAAAGATTTAACCGATATAAGTACGCCAAAAAATATTGTCGGATTTTCAATTAACCATCTTAATAAACCAAATTACAGTTTGTATAATACGCAGGCACTGGGTATTCGTATTAATTTTCATGAGCAGTATTACATAGATATCAAAAACACATTTTATAGCCTGGTACCATCAATAATGGTTCAATATCAATCAAAAGCCTACGAAGTAATTTTTGGAACGTATTTGAGAAGATCATTTAGAGAAAACGCTGAAGGTAAGGGAACAAAACACCTGAGTTTTGGCGCCTTTTACCGATTGAACGATATGTGTGCATTAAGTTGTCTTTTTGAATTGAATAAATATACCATCGGCTTGAATTATGATTTTAATGTTTCAAAACTTTTAAAATCTTCAAAAAGTTTTGGTGGACTCGAAATTACTTTGAAAATGAACAGTCCATTTAAGTACTCAAATAATGAAACAAAAGCCTTTAACGGAAAAGTATTATAAATAGGATTAATTAAGAAAGGTAAAAAACCTTTCCAATTATTGGAAAGGTTTTTTTGTGACCTAAAGTGTTTGCACAATAATACATTCGGCAGCTTTAGGACTTATATTAACTTCCATTTTTTGACAAACAAGTACAATTGAATTATCAAACTCCTCAATAATTCTTATACTAATAGTGGCACCAATTATTAATTTGTGTTTTTCTAAGTATTTTAAAAAGGCACTCGAATGATCTGTAACGCCCATTACTTTGTAATTTGATTTTATTTTGGCTTCTGAAAGTTTTATAAAATTACTTTTTTGAATTTTTCCTTTAGCATCAGGAATAGGATCACCATGTGGATCATAAATAGGGTTTCCTAAAATGGCAGAAAGTTTATTAATGAGTTTGTCATTTTTAATATGTTCTAGCTCCTCTGCTATTTCGTGCACTTCATCCCAACCAAAACCTAATTCTTTGGCAAGATACGTTTCCCAAATTCGATGCCTTCTTACAATACTCAAAGCCAATTTTGCACCGTTAGTGGTTAAACGCGTGCCGTAAGATTTTTCGTAGATCACATATTTTAACTCGTGTAATTTCCTTAAGCCTTCAGTTACCGTGGCGGGTTTAAGTCCCAATTTTTCAGACAATTTTTGATTACTCACAACAGCTGTGTTATTAGAAGAAGAGTTGTATATGGTTTTAAGATAGTTCTCTATAGTTTCAGGTCTCATAAAATTTATTTTAGGTATACCAAAAATAATAATTATAAATAACTAAACTATCATCAACTTTGTAAAAATAATTAAACGATGAAAAAAATAATTTTTGCTCTTCTGCTTTTTGGAACAATCATAGCAGGCTGCAAAAAAATTATGCCTTCTTCACCAAAAGAAGATGAATTATTAGATGGACCAGTAGAGGGCTTAACAACTGAGGAAACGCATCAGTTTTTACTGGGTGACGGAGCATTTAATAATGAAATTTTTACAACACAAAACGGACTAGGACCAATTTTTGTTGCAAATTCTTGCGGAAGCTGCCACGCTGGCGACGGAAAGGGCCATCCTTTTACAACACTTACACGATTTGGTCAAACAGACAGTACCGGAAATAAATATTTGAGTTTGGGCGGACCGCAATTACAAAACCGCGCCTTGCCTGGTTATACACCTGAAACTTTACCTAGTGACGCAAGTTTTTCGAAAGTATTACCTCCCGCAAATACTGGTTTAGGATTTTTAGATGCAGTAAGTGATGCGGATCTACTTGCAATGTCAGATCCTAATGACTTAGATGGCGATGGAATTTCTGGTATACCAAATTGGGTGTCTGTACCAAACTATTGCCAACTTCGTCCAAATGCTATTTCCCAAAACGGAAAATACATAGCGCGTTTCGGAAAAAAAGGAGCCGCTTACGATTTACTGCAGCAAACGGCAAATGCTTATAATCAGGATATGGGAATTACATCTTCTTTTGAACCTTACGATACCTATTCAAAGTTAGAAGTAGATCCAGAAGTAAATAACAATAAAGTACATACTATTGTTTTTTATTTAAAGACGTTAAAGGCACCAATACAGCGGAATCAAAATAATGCTAAGGTACAAGCGGGTAAGCAACTATTTAGTTCTTTGGGTTGTGAAAAATGTCACCGATCCGAATTAAAAACGCAGTCATCAACTATTGCAGCTTTATCCAATAAAACATTTTTTCCTTACACAGATTTGTTGTTGCATGATATGGGAAAAAATTTGGATGACAATTACACAGAAGGTTCTGCAAAAACACACGAATGGAAAACTCCAGCACTTTGGGGATTGGGTTTGTCGAAAATTACGCAAGGTGGAAGTTATTTTCTAATGCACGATGGAAGGGCACATTCTATTGAAGAAGCGATTCAATGGCACGGTGGTGAAGCGCAACAAAGCAACACTAATTTTCAGAACTTAAGTACTGCCGATCAACAAAAACTAATTCATTTTTTAGAAAGCCTTTAAATGGATAGACGTAAATTTATTAAATCAAGCTGTTTAACTTGTGCAGGAGTTATGGGTGCAACGTGGCTACTTGAAAGTTGTACTAGTCATAAATACATTACAAATGTTTCGGTAAACGAAAACAAACTGAGTGTTAAAAAATCGGAATTTAAGGTTCTTAAAAAGGAAAAAATCATTGAACAAAAGTTTGTTTTAATTAAAATCAATGCGATTCCTTTTCCTATTGCTCTTTATAAAATAAACGAGAATGAGTACAAAGCACTATACCTGCAATGCACACATCAGGGCTGTGAACTTGCGGCGCACGATACCTTAATGGTTTGTCCTTGTCACGGTGCTGAGTTTAATCCTAAAGGTGAAGTAACCAATGGTCCGGCTGAAACGAATTTAAAAACCTTTGTAACATCTTCCGACGATGAAACAATTTACATTCAACTCTAAGTAAATGAAACACTTAATTATATTTATTTTTTTATGTCTGGTAACGAACCAAGTTATGGCTCAGGCAGATACAAACAAAGTAAAAAGAGTGCCAACAGACACTTCAAAAATGTTACTCAATTTAGATGCGGTATACAACCGTCCGTTTTTGCAATACGGTAAAGTACCTATTGCGATTGGAGGTTACGCTGAAGCGAATACACATTACGCAGTAACAGACGGCGTAACGGATGGCTTGTCATTTCAAATGCGCAGAATGACTTTGTTTTTATCTTCTACCATTCATCGTAAAGTAAAATTTTTAACAGAGATTGAATTTGAAGACGGAACGAAAGAAATTAATTTGGAATTTGCAGCCATAGATTTTCAATTTCATCACTTACTTAATTTTAGGGGAGGAATTATTATGAATCCCATTGGTGCATTTAATCAAAATCATGACGGACCACGATGGGAGTTTGTGGATAGACCGATCTCCGCTACACAATTACTACCCGCAACCTTTAGTAATGTTGGTTTTGGTTTTTTTGGAAAAGTTTACAAGCCAAATGTAGTGTGGGCTTATGAGTTGTATTTAACCAATGGCTTGAATGATAATATTATTTCCAACACACAAAACAAAACGTTTCTTCCAGCCACTAAATTAAATCAAGATAGATTTGAAGAAAGTTTTAATGGCGAGCCTTTAACAAGTGCAAAGACTTCTTTTAGATATAGAAAACTTGGTGAGATCGGTATATCCTATATGGGAGGT
This region includes:
- a CDS encoding gliding motility-associated C-terminal domain-containing protein encodes the protein MRKFVLAFLFFVFVANSEAQLCQTLTINSTSIMCFNYATGSATVSVIGGGTSPYTYTWSPSGGNSATTSSLTTGIYTVTVADAGTCVVTATVNVLQAPYLQALITKTNIVCYDGVNFGTASVQTIGGTGVKSFTWSPFGGNSFIQGGLNTGTTYTCFVKDANNCTASETVAITGPSFSLTATTSQTNNFCGLSNAVSTATIAGGTGPYSYTWSPSGGVGTTTSVLSSTTLPTGIYTLTVVDNNTCVATKTINILQSSQFTINPTVTNVTCNGAANGAATASLNGGTAPFTYTWSPSGGNAATASGLGSNTYTISARDSYSCVGSKTIFISQPAILTSTASQINVLCNGGTGTAVVNLSGGNLPYAYVWTPAVTGTGSNVNVTAGNYTVSVTDASLCTTSKTYTFLSPPLLVVTPSQTNILCGGISSGVAAVSASGGTGSYSYAWLPSGGSASIATNLAAGNYTANVFDANNCLNTKTFTITAPPAITGTASSSPANCNNPDGSAAVVAGGGTGVLTYTWIPSGGNAATANAINAGQYTCTVKDANNCTLNLPIVVSVINPTVLPSANTNSICAGSSATLNASGCVSYSWVPTFSLSSITGSIITASPSVTTVYTVTGASAFGCLTTNTLVLNVTPYPTLSLSLNASNLCSGAVANLVAQGAANYIWNPVTGLNSALIANPTTTLTGPIIYTVTGISGLGCTGTETISVSPLALPVLTVFAHSSSPICSSETVTLTALGAETYSWNVGIDTTSIIQQYLPASTVVVVSGTATNGCSSTATLQVDIISIPVVSISGSTIVCKAESIILTANGAATYTWSNGTSGSSALVTPTANTSYTVRGFDPSGCNSTATTQVFIYVTPTVIISGNSEVCKGEKITLTASGGSTYTWSTGEKTTTVTYTLNTAAVISVSSSIGGCIPGVGSLSVKVNSFPTLVLPVTSGQIYAGQSFQIEASSSATKYSWMPSESLDCPKCTNPIAKPKVSTTYTVEASNEAGCKRTATIYIDVDNTCRDPFTPTAFSPDNDGNNDTWCIYSSCMKTVSGEIYNRWGQKVFTINDVNQCWDGKVNGSEQSPGVFIFQAKVTLVNEETKILKGNFTLIK
- a CDS encoding PorP/SprF family type IX secretion system membrane protein translates to MRKQLFIYLSAALFVTNAFGQDAHFTQYFLAPQLINPSSFGVINSFEAGIQYKGQWNSFTKGYTTYAAFANKSFKKEKDINSSKAYMSAGLNVLYDQAGSSQLTHFKVELPVNVTKKLSEFSFLTAGLYLGFGQLAIKKDDFTWGNQFDGYQYNPTFNSNELNRLQTKNYLDAGLGLNFVTLRKVKDLTDISTPKNIVGFSINHLNKPNYSLYNTQALGIRINFHEQYYIDIKNTFYSLVPSIMVQYQSKAYEVIFGTYLRRSFRENAEGKGTKHLSFGAFYRLNDMCALSCLFELNKYTIGLNYDFNVSKLLKSSKSFGGLEITLKMNSPFKYSNNETKAFNGKVL
- a CDS encoding metal-dependent transcriptional regulator; this encodes MRPETIENYLKTIYNSSSNNTAVVSNQKLSEKLGLKPATVTEGLRKLHELKYVIYEKSYGTRLTTNGAKLALSIVRRHRIWETYLAKELGFGWDEVHEIAEELEHIKNDKLINKLSAILGNPIYDPHGDPIPDAKGKIQKSNFIKLSEAKIKSNYKVMGVTDHSSAFLKYLEKHKLIIGATISIRIIEEFDNSIVLVCQKMEVNISPKAAECIIVQTL
- a CDS encoding di-heme oxidoredictase family protein, whose translation is MKKIIFALLLFGTIIAGCKKIMPSSPKEDELLDGPVEGLTTEETHQFLLGDGAFNNEIFTTQNGLGPIFVANSCGSCHAGDGKGHPFTTLTRFGQTDSTGNKYLSLGGPQLQNRALPGYTPETLPSDASFSKVLPPANTGLGFLDAVSDADLLAMSDPNDLDGDGISGIPNWVSVPNYCQLRPNAISQNGKYIARFGKKGAAYDLLQQTANAYNQDMGITSSFEPYDTYSKLEVDPEVNNNKVHTIVFYLKTLKAPIQRNQNNAKVQAGKQLFSSLGCEKCHRSELKTQSSTIAALSNKTFFPYTDLLLHDMGKNLDDNYTEGSAKTHEWKTPALWGLGLSKITQGGSYFLMHDGRAHSIEEAIQWHGGEAQQSNTNFQNLSTADQQKLIHFLESL
- a CDS encoding ubiquinol-cytochrome c reductase iron-sulfur subunit; this translates as MDRRKFIKSSCLTCAGVMGATWLLESCTSHKYITNVSVNENKLSVKKSEFKVLKKEKIIEQKFVLIKINAIPFPIALYKINENEYKALYLQCTHQGCELAAHDTLMVCPCHGAEFNPKGEVTNGPAETNLKTFVTSSDDETIYIQL